In a single window of the Gemmatimonadota bacterium genome:
- a CDS encoding beta-ketoacyl-ACP synthase III → MPNLQIIGTGHLVPERVVTNDDLAAIMDTSDEWISQRTGIRERRWIREGETGIELATGAANKALEMAGLTVADIDAIIYATSTADHFAPGNGVLLQHAMGFGNIPAFDLRAQCSGFVYSLSMADAFIKAGTFRTILIVGQEIQSTALDVSSAGRDSAVIFADGAGAVIVGAVEGDDASAVLAIDLHGDGGYAHELWVDAPGAIYHPRVQHEHVGAKAFLQMNGREVFRHATTRMPESVRAALAKANVATSDLTLLIPHQANLRISELVQRSLELRDDQVYNNIQRFGNTTAATIPIALDECVRAGRLKRGDLLAVTAFGSGFLWGSAVIRW, encoded by the coding sequence ATGCCCAATTTGCAGATCATCGGTACCGGACATCTGGTGCCCGAGCGCGTCGTGACCAACGACGACCTCGCGGCCATCATGGATACCTCCGACGAGTGGATCTCCCAGCGGACCGGCATCAGGGAGCGGCGCTGGATCCGTGAGGGAGAGACGGGAATCGAGCTCGCCACTGGCGCGGCAAACAAGGCGCTCGAGATGGCCGGGCTCACCGTCGCCGACATCGACGCAATCATCTACGCGACCTCGACCGCCGATCACTTTGCTCCCGGCAACGGCGTGCTGCTGCAGCACGCGATGGGGTTCGGCAACATTCCGGCGTTCGATCTGCGGGCGCAATGCTCGGGGTTCGTCTATTCGCTGTCGATGGCCGACGCCTTCATCAAGGCGGGGACCTTTCGCACCATCTTGATCGTCGGGCAGGAGATCCAGTCGACGGCACTCGACGTCTCCTCGGCCGGCCGCGACTCGGCGGTGATTTTCGCCGACGGCGCCGGGGCGGTCATCGTGGGTGCGGTCGAGGGGGACGACGCGTCGGCGGTGCTCGCGATCGATCTGCACGGCGACGGCGGCTATGCCCATGAACTCTGGGTCGACGCACCGGGGGCGATCTACCATCCGCGGGTGCAGCATGAGCACGTCGGGGCGAAGGCGTTCCTGCAGATGAATGGTCGTGAAGTATTCCGCCACGCGACCACCCGGATGCCGGAATCGGTGCGCGCGGCGCTGGCCAAGGCGAACGTCGCCACGAGCGATCTCACCCTGCTCATTCCCCATCAGGCCAACCTGCGGATCTCGGAGCTGGTACAGCGCTCGCTCGAGTTGCGCGACGACCAGGTCTACAACAACATCCAGCGCTTCGGGAATACCACGGCGGCAACCATTCCGATTGCGCTCGACGAGTGCGTCCGGGCCGGGCGGCTCAAGCGCGGTGACCTGCTGGCGGTGACGGCGTTCGGGTCGGGATTCTTGTGGGGGAGTGCGGTCATTCGCTGGTAA
- a CDS encoding DUF2911 domain-containing protein, with protein MTAGLRAAIVAAMMICALPVASPAQIRASELGSITQMIDGTKLTITYSRPRTRGRTKLFGTPAAHWGETWTPGANWATTLEVSKDVTIGGRPVPKGKYAVWMILKEQGDWTMVLDPDSHRFHMDPPDSAARQIRFPVTIDQAQFVDVLTWSIPELSVGGGTIAMQWGTTRATMKLVVQPSLKVELAESEARPYLGKFRYTEMEGRDSGKTKELILTHENGTLKAQFEPNDNWMGKFAMIRVAPEIFAPGLYDKSGEIYEVLRPDMLFTFKRVAGRPATFEVRYDDDTLAARGVRFPN; from the coding sequence ATGACCGCTGGTCTCCGCGCCGCGATTGTTGCTGCCATGATGATCTGCGCACTCCCCGTCGCTTCGCCGGCACAGATCCGCGCCAGTGAGCTCGGCTCGATCACTCAGATGATTGATGGCACGAAGCTCACGATCACCTACTCGCGTCCGCGTACGCGGGGGAGGACGAAACTGTTCGGCACGCCGGCCGCGCACTGGGGCGAAACGTGGACGCCCGGCGCCAACTGGGCCACGACGCTGGAAGTGAGCAAGGATGTGACGATTGGCGGCCGTCCGGTGCCGAAAGGGAAGTACGCCGTCTGGATGATCCTCAAGGAACAGGGCGACTGGACGATGGTGCTCGATCCGGATTCGCACCGCTTCCATATGGATCCACCTGATTCCGCTGCCAGGCAGATCCGCTTTCCGGTCACGATCGATCAGGCGCAGTTCGTTGATGTACTGACCTGGTCGATACCGGAACTCAGCGTGGGTGGTGGCACCATTGCGATGCAGTGGGGCACCACCCGGGCCACGATGAAGCTGGTGGTGCAACCATCATTGAAGGTGGAGCTGGCCGAGTCTGAGGCGCGGCCGTACCTCGGGAAGTTCCGCTACACCGAGATGGAGGGAAGAGACAGCGGCAAGACCAAGGAGCTGATCCTTACCCACGAGAACGGCACGCTGAAGGCGCAGTTCGAGCCGAACGACAACTGGATGGGAAAGTTCGCGATGATCCGGGTTGCGCCGGAAATCTTTGCGCCCGGCCTGTATGACAAGAGCGGGGAGATCTACGAAGTGTTACGTCCTGACATGCTTTTCACGTTCAAGCGTGTGGCTGGTCGGCCGGCGACATTCGAAGTTCGTTACGACGATGACACCCTCGCGGCGCGCGGGGTGCGGTTCCCCAACTGA
- a CDS encoding DUF5916 domain-containing protein → MKPTLSLLLLVALPAALVAQTVAPAPAVKPPRVEAEIVLDGVLDEPVWRQAARLDHFYQTRPVDGRPAEDSTVVLVWYSPTAIHFGILAYDRDPSSVRATLAKRDNIASDDQVSVYLDTFNDRRRAYFFGSNAYGVQDDGVRSEGGFAASAGMISGTIDRNPDFLWQSKGQRTSFGYAIEMRIPFKSLRYAGGAQQTWGINVARTTQRTGYEDTWTDVRRASASFLAQAGTIEGIHDIKRGVVTEIQPTITANLPGVRDASGNFDRGDLKTDVGGNLRFGFTNVTLDGTINPDFSQVESDAGLVTINERFALFFPERRPFFLEGIELFAAPNNLVYTRSIANPLAGAKLTGKFGHYTVAQLNSIDEVRDAPNAFVNMTRVRRDVGANSVAGLTLTDREQDGAFNRVVSADARLVFKKLYYFQTQLANSWTRDSRTGDTRSAPLWDMEVDRTGRAFGFNYHLTAFDKEFEARSGFVNRVGILQGRAFNRWSIYGARGAFIEQFTLFGGSNQIWKYGDFITDKSIEGAAQLNWSFRFRGGWNVSGQFSEGFARFERNNYTNYTVAGPTSTLPFALASGVFDQWSGNASISTPLYKQFDASISTNLGRTPIFPEAAQGEVTTLRGSVNLRPTPSTRLSGTVTWTKLARAADGSEFARTVIPRVKVEVQPNRALFFRLVGEYRSERQAALRDPATGYAILVDGTPAGATKRNRLRMDWLASYEPTPGTVAFLGYGSTLDGDQTLTLQNLRRLDDGFFLKVAYLFRR, encoded by the coding sequence ATGAAACCCACTTTGTCGTTGTTGCTCCTGGTCGCCCTTCCGGCGGCTCTCGTCGCCCAGACCGTTGCCCCGGCTCCAGCGGTGAAGCCGCCCAGGGTCGAGGCCGAGATCGTGCTCGATGGCGTGCTCGACGAGCCGGTGTGGCGGCAGGCAGCGCGGCTGGATCATTTCTACCAGACCCGGCCCGTCGATGGCCGTCCGGCCGAAGACTCCACCGTGGTGCTGGTCTGGTATTCGCCCACGGCGATCCACTTTGGGATCCTCGCCTACGATCGCGACCCGTCGTCGGTGCGCGCCACGCTCGCCAAGCGCGATAACATCGCCAGCGACGACCAGGTGAGTGTCTATCTCGACACCTTCAACGACCGGCGCCGCGCCTACTTCTTCGGCAGCAATGCCTACGGCGTGCAGGACGATGGCGTGCGCAGCGAGGGCGGTTTTGCGGCAAGCGCCGGGATGATCTCCGGCACCATCGACCGGAACCCCGATTTCCTCTGGCAGAGCAAGGGACAGCGCACCTCGTTCGGTTACGCCATCGAGATGCGGATCCCGTTCAAGTCGCTGCGTTATGCTGGTGGCGCGCAGCAGACCTGGGGCATCAACGTCGCGCGGACGACACAACGCACCGGTTACGAAGACACCTGGACCGACGTGCGCCGTGCGAGCGCCTCCTTCCTGGCACAGGCCGGCACCATCGAAGGGATCCACGACATCAAGCGCGGCGTCGTCACCGAGATCCAGCCGACGATCACCGCGAACCTGCCGGGCGTGCGCGATGCCAGCGGCAATTTCGATCGCGGCGACCTCAAGACTGATGTCGGCGGTAACTTGCGCTTCGGCTTCACCAATGTCACCCTCGACGGCACCATCAATCCCGACTTTTCGCAGGTCGAGTCGGATGCCGGGTTGGTGACGATCAACGAACGCTTCGCGCTCTTCTTTCCGGAGCGGCGACCGTTCTTCCTCGAGGGGATCGAACTCTTCGCTGCGCCAAACAACCTCGTCTACACCCGCAGCATCGCGAATCCGTTGGCGGGCGCCAAGCTCACCGGCAAGTTCGGGCACTACACGGTAGCGCAACTCAACTCGATCGACGAAGTGCGCGATGCACCCAATGCTTTCGTGAACATGACGCGTGTGCGCCGTGATGTCGGCGCCAACTCGGTCGCCGGCCTCACGCTCACCGATCGCGAGCAGGACGGCGCCTTCAATCGCGTCGTCTCGGCCGATGCCCGCCTCGTGTTCAAGAAGCTCTACTACTTCCAGACCCAGCTCGCGAACTCATGGACCCGCGATTCGCGCACCGGCGACACGCGCTCGGCGCCGCTCTGGGATATGGAGGTCGACCGGACTGGCCGCGCCTTCGGTTTCAACTACCACCTCACGGCGTTCGACAAGGAGTTCGAGGCGCGCAGCGGTTTCGTGAATCGCGTGGGGATCCTGCAGGGGCGCGCGTTCAACCGGTGGTCGATCTACGGCGCCCGCGGCGCGTTCATCGAGCAGTTCACCCTCTTCGGCGGATCGAACCAGATCTGGAAGTACGGCGACTTCATCACCGACAAGTCGATCGAGGGCGCTGCGCAGCTCAACTGGAGCTTCCGCTTCCGTGGCGGCTGGAACGTGAGCGGACAGTTCTCCGAAGGGTTCGCCCGTTTCGAGCGGAACAACTACACCAACTACACCGTGGCCGGGCCGACCTCGACGCTCCCGTTCGCCCTCGCGAGCGGTGTCTTCGATCAGTGGAGCGGCAATGCGAGCATCTCGACGCCGCTCTACAAGCAGTTCGATGCCTCGATCTCGACCAACCTTGGTCGCACACCGATCTTCCCCGAGGCGGCACAGGGTGAAGTCACCACGCTCCGCGGGTCGGTGAACCTGCGGCCGACGCCGAGCACCCGGCTGTCGGGAACGGTGACGTGGACCAAGCTGGCGCGCGCGGCGGATGGGAGTGAATTTGCGAGAACGGTGATTCCCCGCGTGAAAGTCGAAGTGCAACCGAATCGTGCCCTCTTCTTCCGGCTGGTTGGGGAGTATCGTTCCGAGCGGCAGGCAGCCCTGCGCGACCCGGCCACGGGCTATGCGATTCTCGTGGATGGCACGCCGGCCGGTGCGACCAAGCGGAATCGCCTTCGCATGGACTGGCTCGCGTCGTATGAGCCGACGCCGGGCACCGTGGCCTTCCTCGGCTACGGCTCCACGCTCGATGGCGACCAGACGCTCACGTTGCAGAACCTGCGGCGCCTCGATGATGGCTTCTTCCTGAAGGTGGCGTACCTCTTCCGACGGTAA
- a CDS encoding ATP-binding protein gives MKSLQLRFFVVVWLFVVAAMVALALLVGRWSITELERVSVETRIDRRLDSLTRSLIGAVEAVTPGDSVGVSAALGRITAADSMLLGGAVLDRDGRVLGTSIPDLAADALQLRGGGMVSYAQSVTKGSATQRIMVAISGHPFGTASAPKTLVLIPALKRSVSSSRLSGRSPSEELSRRIAIAVLVGSLLSALVTALIARPLLGRVGALSRATAALREGKLDSRVEVRGDDEVAELGRSFNALAEELGASEAQRRQMVTDVAHELRTPLTNIIGLVEAVRDGLRAPDDSLMLALQEEAGLLNQLVDDLRDLSLADAGELPLSLEALSAAEELRRTAAAFPPVPGEATIEVSVGEDGLTVRADRRRLGQILRNLVQNARRYSPDGGTVTLSASRVGEMVRLAVADTGIGIAPEHLPHVWERFYRVDGSRAKSTGGMGLGLALVSRLAAAQGGRVGVVSEAGRGSTFWVELPLPGSTRALMV, from the coding sequence GTGAAATCGCTGCAACTACGATTCTTCGTCGTGGTCTGGCTCTTCGTGGTTGCGGCGATGGTCGCCCTCGCGTTACTGGTCGGTCGGTGGTCGATCACCGAACTCGAACGGGTCTCGGTCGAGACGCGGATCGATCGCCGGCTCGACTCGCTCACCCGGTCCCTCATCGGCGCAGTGGAGGCCGTCACACCGGGCGATTCGGTTGGCGTCTCGGCGGCGCTTGGTCGTATTACCGCCGCAGACAGCATGTTGCTTGGCGGCGCCGTGCTCGATCGCGATGGGCGCGTGCTCGGCACCTCGATCCCCGATCTCGCCGCGGATGCCCTGCAGCTTCGCGGTGGCGGGATGGTGAGCTACGCCCAGTCGGTCACCAAGGGCTCGGCGACGCAGCGGATCATGGTCGCCATTTCGGGGCACCCGTTCGGCACCGCCTCGGCGCCGAAGACGCTGGTGCTGATTCCGGCGCTCAAGCGTTCGGTGAGTTCGAGCCGGCTGTCAGGACGCAGCCCCTCGGAGGAGCTGAGTCGCCGGATCGCGATTGCGGTGCTCGTGGGTTCGTTACTCTCGGCCCTCGTGACGGCGCTGATCGCGCGTCCGCTCCTCGGTCGAGTCGGGGCACTCTCGCGTGCCACGGCTGCGCTTCGCGAAGGGAAGCTGGACTCGCGAGTGGAAGTGCGTGGGGATGATGAAGTGGCCGAGCTCGGTCGGTCGTTCAACGCGCTGGCCGAAGAGCTCGGCGCATCGGAGGCACAACGGCGACAGATGGTGACCGATGTTGCGCACGAACTGCGGACGCCGCTCACCAACATCATCGGGCTGGTCGAGGCGGTGCGCGATGGACTGCGCGCCCCGGATGACTCCCTGATGCTCGCCCTGCAGGAAGAGGCCGGGCTCCTCAACCAGCTGGTCGATGACCTGCGCGACCTCTCGCTCGCCGATGCGGGCGAGTTGCCGCTCAGCCTCGAGGCGCTCTCTGCCGCGGAAGAATTGCGGCGGACCGCTGCGGCTTTTCCCCCAGTGCCGGGCGAGGCCACGATCGAGGTCTCCGTGGGCGAAGACGGCCTGACCGTGCGCGCCGATCGTCGACGGTTGGGGCAGATCCTCCGGAACCTGGTCCAGAACGCCCGGCGCTATTCTCCTGATGGGGGCACGGTGACGCTGTCGGCATCACGGGTCGGTGAGATGGTGCGGCTTGCCGTGGCCGATACGGGTATCGGCATCGCGCCCGAGCACCTGCCGCACGTCTGGGAACGGTTCTACCGGGTCGATGGCTCGCGCGCCAAGAGCACGGGGGGAATGGGGCTTGGCCTGGCGCTGGTGAGCCGGCTCGCGGCGGCGCAGGGCGGGCGTGTCGGCGTGGTTTCGGAAGCGGGGCGGGGGTCGACCTTCTGGGTAGAGCTCCCTTTGCCGGGATCCACCCGCGCCCTGATGGTGTAA
- a CDS encoding response regulator transcription factor: MVPQAGRILVVEDDARTAEVIALYLRHAGHQVWVEGDGTRALERARASTFDLLILDRMLPGVDGLTLCRQLTAESGVPVMMVTARTLEEERLEGFEGGADDYITKPFSPRELVARANAILRRTPPGQRDLVRAGILQLDLERREVRVGDALLEVTPSEFEILHALAEHPGRVCSRAALLNRLPGRSREALDRTVDVHVRNLRRKLEPLVTAPDAFIETSFGQGYRLGAEAVT, from the coding sequence ATGGTGCCGCAGGCCGGTCGGATCCTGGTCGTCGAAGATGATGCCCGGACGGCTGAAGTGATTGCGCTGTACCTGCGACACGCCGGACACCAGGTGTGGGTCGAGGGGGATGGCACGCGCGCGCTCGAGCGTGCACGGGCCAGCACCTTCGACCTACTGATCCTCGACCGGATGCTTCCCGGCGTCGATGGACTGACCCTGTGCCGGCAGCTCACCGCCGAGAGCGGCGTGCCGGTCATGATGGTCACGGCGCGCACCCTCGAAGAGGAGCGACTCGAGGGGTTCGAGGGGGGCGCCGACGACTACATCACCAAGCCCTTCTCGCCGCGTGAACTGGTGGCGCGCGCCAACGCGATCCTGCGGCGGACGCCACCGGGGCAGCGCGACCTGGTTCGCGCCGGCATCCTGCAACTCGATCTCGAGCGTCGCGAGGTGAGGGTGGGCGATGCGCTCCTCGAGGTGACTCCGAGCGAATTCGAAATCCTGCACGCACTCGCCGAACATCCTGGGCGTGTCTGTTCACGGGCGGCATTGCTGAACCGGCTGCCGGGCCGCTCGCGCGAAGCGCTCGACCGGACGGTCGATGTGCACGTCCGCAACCTCCGTCGGAAACTCGAGCCACTGGTGACGGCACCCGACGCCTTCATCGAGACCTCCTTTGGCCAGGGCTATCGACTCGGCGCGGAGGCCGTCACGTGA